The following nucleotide sequence is from Aspergillus luchuensis IFO 4308 DNA, chromosome 1, nearly complete sequence.
TGGGATCAGATCCGTGAACGGGAAGAGGGCAAACGCATGCGCCGCTTGATCAAGAAGATCCATGATGACGGCAGTTATGATACCGAAATTTCTATTCAGAAGCGGCGCGATTCTCACCCGATAAGCGCCCACGATGGCGCGCCTGACGCTTCGCCGAAATTGACTTACGAGCCCAGGTCCGCGGGCCCAACAGGGAATCTCACAAACAGCCCTAATCTCAAGGCCCCACAGCCCGCATATGGACAAAGACAGAGCGTTCAGATGCGTTCTTTTACAACACCCATACCCACCACCCATGATCATGCGTCTTCCGAGCTTGCTCCGAGCGAAGCTAATACAATGTGGTCCCGATCGGACTATTCGCGAGCTGTTTTGTCTAGCATTGGCGGCGAGCATCACAGGCAGAGCCCTTCGATGTCCAGCGATGGCGGAACATTTCTGATACCTATTAGATCTTATGAGGACAGTCCCAAGAGCGGCAGTCCAGCAGCGCAGCATGCTACTCTTGCACACACAGGCCCCTCGTCATCCACGGGAGATCTAGGCGTCAAGTTCGAGCACTCACGCGGCAACAGTTCGGATTCGACGACTGGTCGCCGGTATTATGAATCCATCAGGCAAGACGGCGGGATCCGTCCTTCGCCCCAGGAGTCAAGCAACCGTCATTCTGGTGGAGAAACCCCGTCTTCATACCCCAAAGACCACCGTAATGGGCTGCTGGGCTTCTTCAAGAAACGTTCCAAGGCAGGCGATTCCAACCACCCGTCTCCAGAGGAGCCTTTTTTGGAGTCTCCCACCAGTCCAGTGAACATGCGCCAGAACAGCTCGCAGCTGCCTTATAATAGGCCAAATTTCAGCACCAGTGAGTTGTCGCTGGGCGGCGAGCGgccgtcgtcttcatccatgtCGGACCATGAACGATTGGCGTTGCGAGGTAACAAGCCAATGCAAAAGAGCAAAAAGTGGACTTTTGTGACTCTGGACGGATGGAACTATCGCTTGGTCGACATAACCGAGATGGACTCTGTGGAGACACTGCGTTCTGCCATTTGTCAAAGCCTTGGAATCGCTGATTGGACTGGGGCGCAGATCTTCATGACAGAGCCCGGGCAGACTGAACACGATGAGCCGTTGAATGACACTAGCCTGGCTTTGTGTCGGCGGACCAAGTCAGACACGGTTGGCTCATTGAAGCTGTTTGTACGAGGGCCCCATATGCAACTGGGTGTGAATAGCTCCACTCACTACGGCTTGGGGCTTTCGATCCCAGAGAAGGGCACAGCCTCACCCACGTCTGCTCACCAGTTGCATAGAAAGCCgcttgatgatgaagctcTCAGCAGGATATCTCCTCATAACCCAGCCAAGCCCACGTCTCCTCAAGTGTCTTCACGGCAGCAGCTCAAAGCTCCCAGTTCCAAGCTACCGCCAGCCTCGCAACCATCAATCACAACGTCCCCAGTCGATGGTGGCGCCGAAGCAGGACTGCCGACTGATGCCGAGAAGGCAGACTTGTTAGCTCGTCACGAAGAACATATGCGTGAGGTCGAGCGGAAACAGAGGGCCTATCGCATCTCAAAGGTCCCCCCGATGCCACAGCCGAGAAAAGATGTCTATGGCGAAACTGGTTACAGGCGTGAAGGTGTCATTGATTTTGATCAACCTCGGACGTCTCCTTACGAAGACAAGAAGTCTGAGCCGCTCGTGCCCCTTCGCAAGCCTCCCACTGCGCCTCACGAGTCAAGTACACTGACTAAAGTCAACTCActaaggaagaaggatgttgaGCGGCCCCGCATACAGACTACCGCACAACCACATGGTACTCATGGTCTCGGTGCGGTATTGGCTAGTGTTGGTAGGATGACCAGCGCCATTGGAACCCCGTCTCCATCAGTTCCCACGCCACCTGCTGCCAGTCAGGAGTTCAAAGGACCGCAATCATCGGAGCAAGATAACCAAACAACGCCGACAGTGCATTCGAGCCAGTCTCCGGCACAACCTGGTTCTGCGACTCCTCAGGAACCAAAACCGACTCTGCAGTCTCGCAAGTCATTTGGACCCGAATTTGACTTTGAGGAGACCAAGGTCTCATTCCAAGGGTCACCGGTGCCACAGCAGCCCCAGGAAGACTCCGACGAGGACTCCGATGATGGTCTTTTTGCCATTCCCATCGCGAGTACCAAGACCCCGGTTAAAGAGAACCCGCCTGTGTCCGTCTCGCCCGAGTCGCAAAGGCGAGCCGGGAAACCGTCTCTCACACTGAACACTGAAAACAGGCTACGGAAAGGATTATCCGTTAGCTTCAGGTCCCCAAGTGCTACCCGCGAAACGTTCGCCAGTTCAAGCGGGGAATCGGGCAACAGGAACCCGTCCTTCCTTGACATGAGTGCTTcgccggaggaagagaagccaCCCCGCAGGGATTCCTTTGCCCAAGGAGACCTGTGGGCAAGCAGACCTCCAGTCGAGGGCGTTATTGATCACctcgatgacttcttcccGGACATTGACCTCGATACCCCTTACCTTGACGGGCAGGGCATGtcacccccttcatccccggCATCTAAGGTTGCAACCGACAACGACATAATTCCCAAGGATAAACCAGAAGCTGTATCACACCCCACACCACATACACCTGCGCCGCCAAGCGAAAATACCCTTGGCTCCAGCGAGCCAACCATCAAGCCTCAGGATCCAGGAGTCGTTGCTCGGCGGAACGTCAGTCGCTCTGGCGGTGGACTCACACGCATGAAATCGATTCGAGAAGTAGCAAAAGGTGCCAATCAAGCTAGTAGGAATCGGAGTGTGACGGCCAATACCGGCAACCAAAGATCCGGTGATATTTTGCGTCGCAAGAGCACGAAGATGTTCGGCGCCAAGATTATGCAAATCAGTCCGAAGCGTGGAAGCCGACTTAGCCAGCTGGACCCTATTCCCCAGAACCAGGCGCCTGCGGGCAATATCCCTCAAAGACAGCCCACTTTCCGCATCATCCGTGGTCAGCTCATCGGCAAGGGAACTTATGGCCGCGTATACCTTGGCATGAACGCTGACAATGGTGAGGTCTTGGCTGTGAAGCAAGTGGAGGTCAATCCTCGGATTGCCGGAACAGACAAGGACCGCATCAAGGAGATGGTCGCAGCGATGGACCAGGAAATTGATACCATGCAACATCTCGAGCATCCTAACATTGTGCAGTACCTCGGTTGCGAGCGAGGCGAGTTCTCCATCTCAATCTACCTCGAATATATTTCTGGTGGCTCTATCGGCAGTTGTCTTCGCAAGCATGGCAAGTTTGAGGAGAGCGTGGTCAAGTCTCTGACGCATCAGACCCTGAGCGGGCTGGCCTATCTTCACAACCAGGGAATTCTCCATCGCGACCTGAAAGCCGACAATATTCTCCTGGATCTGGACGGAACATGCAAGATCTCCGACTTCGGAATTTCCAAGAAGACAGACAACATCTACGGAAACGATTCGACCAACTCCATGCAGGGCTCGGTCTTTTGGATGGCGCCCGAGGTCATCCAGTCCCAAGGACAAGGGTACAGCGCCAAGGTAGACATTTGGTCTCTCGGATGTGTGGTGTTGGAGATGTTTGCTGGACGCCGGCCGTGGAGCAAGGAAGAAGCTATCGGCGCAATCTTCAAGCTGGGTAGTTTGAGTCAAGCCCCTCCGATCCCTGAAGATGTTTCCATGAACATCACACCAGCAGCGCTCGCCTTTATGTACGACTGCTTCACAGTGTAAGTGACATTGCCTTCTAGAGCCCTTTCCCGCCAGACTGACATGTTATAGGGACTCGCGTGATCGGCCAACTGCTGAGACTCTCCTAACCCATCCCTTCTGCGAACCCGACCCGAAGTACAATTTCTTGGATACCGAGCTCTACGCCAAAATCCGCCACGTCCTGTAAAGCCCTGTTCAGTGTTATCATATTTCCAAgcatctctctcttccagcgTTTCGACTATGCATTTTGTTTTCCTCTCCCCTGCATCATACCCAAATCTGCAGCATTTCGCATTCGGTGTGGCATAGTTTGTTTGACGGAATCCGGCTGGGTGAGCTTAATTGTTTGAATAAGATTCTGGATATGCCTGGTCTCTTCTTGGTTGAGACATAATCACAGAAAAAAGTGTCTTGTCCCGTTTCGTCTTCAAAACACTGTATATACATTTGAAttcaagaaaataagaatactaatatctactagtactaccacTGTACAAGAATTAAAGTCCATACTATCAAGACCTTacactcccacccccactcaaactcccctcctcatcatcctcatccctctccaacccaacAAACCCCACCCTAAACACCCCCTCACACCACTCCGCAAAAGTATCCACATCCcaaacctcatcctccctccccttccccttcttacTCACAaaattccccctcctcctctccgcatCAACATACATCTCCCAAAACTCCTCATAAATCTGAATGACCCGATCCTGCACCGCCCCCACCAGCGTCTCCCTCATCCGTCCATCATCCAAATACTCCCCTAACACCTTCCTCAAACTCGCCACCTCCCTCTCTACATTCCCGCACAATGTATCCATCAAGCCCCCAGCAGAGGGAAGATTTCCAGAGGATGTCCTAGCCGGCAACGACGCCGTCATCTTCCCCGCCGCAATCTCATTAATGAATTCGTTGATCACGGTACGGAGCCGTCCATCCAGTTCGACCTTCGCGTCGAGCATGTTCTCCACGACACGGGGGAGGAGGCCATGGCCGACGAGTTTGAATAGGTTTCGTGGGTTGAAGAGACCTCCGCGTGAGCGCAGCTCGTAGAATGTGGAGGTCATGGCGGAGAAGTCGAGGGTGGTTTCGGGCGTGGTGTATTCGATGTCGAAGGCGACGATTTGTTGTTTGAGGATTAGGAGgtggctgaggaggaagaggtgcgCGTCGGTAGTGGTGGTTTTTGTGCGCAGGAGGGTGCTGGCGCTGTGTAGGGAGGTCGTGGTTTGGTGCACGATTTGGTGGGCGAGGTCGTCGAAGACGGTGGACTGGTTTGTTTGTATGTTAGTTTgtatgttggttggttgtggGGGAGGATAGGGGTGGGATGTACGTTGACAAGACGGTAGATTCGGCTTAGGAGCCAGATGGCTTTGCGGAGGGTTGGGTACCAGCCGCTTTGGTcttgggttgttggggacTCGAGGTCCCATTTTGTAGcggcggtggtagtggtgtcTTCGGGGTTCGTTGATGAAGGGTCGCTGTCGTTGctgggtttggttgttgATTTGGGTCGGGTTGGGAGTGTCGTTGTGGTGGGAGTGTCTGTGGAGGTGATCTTGCGGCCGCTGATTTGGCCTTCGGtgacggagatggagaattgTTTGTTGCGAGCTGGGTAGTCGAGGTCTTCGGGGCGAGGTTTGTAGCGCTCGATCTCGTCGCGGAGGAAGGCTTGCGCGCGGAAGACGAGGCGGGTTTGGACGTCTTCGAGGGCGGGTTGGATCAGCGCTGGGAAGTCGAGCTGGTTGGCGTCGACTTGTTGCTCGATATCCTCGTCTTGGTCGAGCAGGTATCGGGTTTGCAGGAGGGTGCAGAGCTGGCAGAGCTTGACGATCTTGTCTTCGTGGATGATGCGCGGTCTAAGGTGGTCGTAGAGCGGTTCGCAGATTGTTTCTAGGAAGTCGTAGAGTCCGCCGTGGCCGTGGAACCATTCGCCCCATAGTTCGAACTCGTCGAGGCATACGCCGCGGATGTAGCTGATGCTGGCGCGGGCGAAGGAGACGAGGTCCTGGGAAGATGTTGGAGACTGCGCGAGGTCGTTGAGGTTCTTGTAGACGAGGGGGATGATCAATTTCCCGCGCGTGGCTGCGTAGTTCGCATGAAGCTCGTTCAGCAAGCTCTGGTATTCGGCTTCGGTGCCCTGGTCGGGGTCTAGAGGCGGGACGGCTCGCTTCTGGATCTCGAGTCCGATCTGTTTCAGTTCCGGCGCGCCGACTCTGAATTTGGCGTAGAGCAGCGTGGACATGGTTGTGTCATTGAGCTGCTTATCTGCAATCTTCTTCGACGCATCGGCGTATACATCGCGGAGGGAGGACACAAAGTGGGTTCTGATCAAGGTGAGGGCACGGGTCATGAGTAAACGGTACCTGGAGCGGTATACACCAGCTTCCTTTTGATCGGGCTGCGAAATAGGGCCCATTAGCTAGAAAGCGATAGATATGGTGATGTATACTGACATGTGTCTCCATGTAATCCAGGCATTCGTCGAGACGCCGTAGCATATCCGAGAATTCCTTCCCACGGACTGTATTACCAGCCCCAGGAGCATTCAGTCTCCTCGACGCAGGATCCAGAAAGTCATAATACTGGAGGTTCTCTTGAATATCCTCCGCCAAATCCGAGTCATGCTTCTGCGCAGAGAGCAGCCCCTCACATTGTTTCCGGAATTGGGAGGTCTGCGATTCCACGGCTCTAAAGTCGTTCGAGAGGCTAGTCAAAAGATCGAGGGTCGACGATGTATCGGTCAACAAGGAATCGAGATGGGACTTGGACATTTGAAGCTCCTGGAGGCAAGCTCTAAGAACAATTGATGTCAGCATAGACCAGGGGCTCTGTGGGGGGTAGACCGCGGATGGGCGTACTGGTACTCATCGTAGCTAGCCTCCAGCAGGCTCTCCTCTACCTCATTGTACCATTGTGCAAACTCCAGCTCGTTGCGAATATCGGTAACCGAGTCCACATCATCCGGAATTGTCTCGAGTTGGGTGGCCTCTTTGACCTTCTGTTCCAGAGCCCGACCCGACGGGGCAGTTTGGCGTCGACTTCGCTGTCCTGCAGCTTGTTGGCGCATTGTGGGGTGATTCTTCAGTGTTCAAAAGATGTTCCTTATAGCCTCTGCATCAAAGCCCCCATAAAAACAAGGTAAACAATCCCTATCAAACCCAGAGCCCAGGCGCAGGGAAAGACAGAGGAGCAATGAATCCGGCGTGGCTTCAATGCGCTATTCTGCCGGGGTCTTCCGCCTACGCGACTTGACGCAACATCCAGCTGATGTTTTGCCTCTTTCTCATTGATCGATCAAGATCCGCTCAGGAATAAACAAGAATATTGGAATTTAACTTCAGTCTCGGCGTGCGAAACCATTAAGCACTGCCAAACATCATGTGGACTCATCGGGGGCGGCAATCGGTGACCACCGTCGTCACCAACTCTTCACGTCGCCTTGTGAGAAACAACCGATCTATCGCCACGCCCTGGCGCAGATCTTATGCCAGCAGTAACAAGGGACCGGAGCCATCGGTTAACTCGAACTGGCTCCGGAACTCTTTGGGCGTGGCGGGAGCAGGCACTGCTGCCGTTTTCATTTACGAATATGCTACATCCAACCCGAGCCAGATTGAGAAGCCAGTGGAGAAGGTGAAAGACCTCGCTAAATCCGCTGAGGAATTGAGCTCGCAGTACATACAGCACAAGCGGAGTGTTAAGAGTCCCGGTGTCTATGTCTGGGGCAATAACGCCTATCGTGTGGTTGATCCGGAATCCAAGGAGTCCGTGGTGAAGACTCCCCGGAAATTTGCTTACTTTGAAGGTCAAGTGCTCAGAGACCTCAAGCTCGGAGAGAGGTCCGGCGCAGCCATTACGGAGAATGGCGACCTGGTCCAATGGGGCAAGGGCTACTCAGAGACTGAATTCAAGCCCACAAAGACTCTTACCGGCAAGAATCTAGCTTCGTTATGCATGTCCAACGATCGAATCCTCGCGTTGTCCTCGGACGGCAATGTCTACTCACTACCCATTGCCAAGGAGGACCAACTGGGTGGCCGCAAGACTAAGGAAGGGTCATGGGTGCCTTTCCGGTCGGGAACATCCAGTATTAGCTACCGCTTGCTGCAGCCGACATTGAAGCTGGGCGAGCGTGTAACCGCTCTCGCCAGCGGACTCGACCATGCTCTACTCTTGACCAGCTCCGGCCGGGTATTCTCCGTTGCTGCTTCCACTGAGAATTACCCTTCCTTTGGACAGCTCGGTATTCCCGGCTTGACCTGGGCTACTCGCCCCAAGGGGCCGGTGGATGCCCTTCACGAGATTACTGCGCTCAAGGGCTCCAAGATCGTCCAGATTGCTGCGGGCGATTACCACTCGCTTGCTCTTGACAAGGACGGCAATGTGTTCGCTTTTGGCGACAACTCTTTCGGACAGTTGGCGATGGAGTTCAACCCGTCCTCGCCTTTCTGCGACACCCCGACTCTGGTGCCCATCAGGAACCTCTACCGCGGTCCCTGGTTGCCCAAGGTCACTCGGGTCGCGGCCGGAGGTGCCAACAGCTTCTTCACCGTGGATGCGCAGCGCATACTCAGCTCCAAGGAGGACCCTGCCACCCTCCGTGACTTGGGGCGCATCACTGCGGATACCTGGGCTTGCGGACGCGGCATCTGGGGAGCTCTGGGTACCGGCAAATGGACCCACGTACAGGATTCGCTCGCCAAGGTGAAGGCACTGAGTGGTCTTTCCGAATTCGATGAGAAGACCAACCGCCTGACGCCCATCCGCATCCATGATCTCTCAGTCGGCACGACACATGTCTCCGCGGTCATGAACAACAGTACCCATGTGGATTCAGCTCCCTCCAGCACCTTGAACGATACTCGTGACTGGGGATACGATGCGCTCTGGTGGGGAGGCAACGAGCACTTCCAGCTGGGCACAGGCAAGCGCAGTAACCTGTCCAAGCCGAACTACATCCACGCCCCGCCGGAGGAAGCAGACGAGCAGCAGGAAGCACGCCTCCAGATCATGCCTCGTCATAAGGGCAAGGTTGACCGTCGCACGGTGAGCATGGAGCAGCGCGTGGTATGTGGACGACACATCTCTGCCATCTATTCTTCCGTATAATTTGatccccttctttttccatgTATAATGAACCATAATTGGTGCTATGACCATGTATATTAGCTATATCTTCTGGGCGCGTTATGAGGTGATTGGGGTTGAAAAAGTCGTGATCAGGGCATGTAATACCAACCTATCAGCACACAGCTGGAATTCAATGCAAATCCCATACGCTACATAGTACTAGGGTCTTTTGTCTGGAAGCGTGAATGGTTCCTCAACGGCCATCAGTGCCGGATCTCCACCAAAGACTGGGTCATGATGGCGAATACCCGGAAAATGTCATCACTTCAGTGGATCCTCTCGTCTTCCGCCTGCCCTTCCGATTGACTTTTGACAGCCACAATGGCTGCTCCATGagctgctttttctttgcaaTTCCTTGAGGTTTTCCCTTCAATATCGTTGTCGCATCGCCGCATATAGTCTCTCTCCTTTGTCCACCCCTGAATATTCTCTTGTATATCCACCgattcctcctcatctcctccaatcTCTCACCCCGCATCCATGGCTTCTGCCCCGCCGGCCAGTCGCGCCGATGAAGTACAAAATGTGAGTCATGCTCTTTTTTCACTCCTGACGAGCTGGCGCATATTCCTCAACCCTAGCTCCTGTCTCTATGAGCCACTGGCATCATCCTATCCTCCAATTCGCACCATACTGACCGCATTGACTGCTCTACAGCTTCTGAAAGCCGTCGAGGATCTCCTGATTCCGTTCATCCGAAGCGCCGATGAGGACCCTTTAGCCCAGCAATCGCTGCACAACGGCACCAATGGCGACTCCAAGCCTCGAGGCACGGCCCTCGTCGAACACAAGAAGCCCGAAGAGCTGCAGAAGCTCCTCCAATTAGACTTGCCCGACCAAGGAACCGGACAAGACGGACTCATCGAAGTCCTGCGCAAGGTTCTGCGCTACTCGGTCAACACATGGCACCAGGGATTCCTCGACAAGCTTTATGCATCAACCAACGCCCCCGGCGTAGCGTCGGAGCTTATCCTGGCGGCGCTCAACACCAACGTCCACGTCTACCAGGTCTCCCCAGCCCTGACCGTCATTGAGAAACACACCGGCAAGCAACTCGCCTCTCTCTTCGGCCTCAATGGCCCCCGCGCCGGAGGCATCTCCGTCCAAGGAGGCTCcgcctccaacaccacctcGATCGTGATCGCGCGCAACAACCTCTACCCCAGCACCAAGAAAGACGGCAATGGCAACTACCGCTTCGTGCTCTTCACCAGCGCCCACGGCCACTACAGCATCGAAAAGGCCGCCCAAATGCTCGGCCTCGGCAGCTCCTCCGTCTGGGCCGTCCCCATCGACAAACAAGGCCGCATGATCCCCTCGGAGCTCGAAGCCCTCGTCCAAAAGGCCCTCGCCGAGAACCGCACCCCCTTCTACGTCAACGCCACCGCCGGCACCACCGTCCTGGGCTCCTTCGACCCCTTCCACGAAATTGCCGCCATCTGCAAGAAATACAACCTGTGGTTCCACGTCGACGGCTCCTGGGGAGgttccttcatcttctcctcctcccaacgCGCCAAACTCTCCGGTGCCGAAAAAGCAGACAGCATCGCCATCAACCCCCACAAAATGCTCGGCGTCCCCGTCACCtgctccttcctcctcgccgccgACATCCGTCGCTTCCATCTCgccaacaccctccccgccGGCTACCTCTTCCACAACGACGACACCGCCGCTGCCGCACCAGACTCCCTCAACGGCGAGACCGAACTCGTCGTCGACTCCCCCGAGGTCTGGGACCTCGCAGACCTCACCCTCCAATGCGGCCGTCGCGCAGACTCCCTCAAGCTCTTCCTCAGCTGGACCTACTACGGCACGGCCGGGTACGAGCAACAAATCGACTCCGCCTGCGCCGTAGCAGCGCACCTCGCTACGCTGGTCGAACAGAACCCCAACTTCGTCCTCGTCAGCGAGAACCCGCCGCCATGTCTGCAGGTGTGCTTCCATTATGCGCCGAACCGTGCGTACGTGCATCCCCGCGGACTGGTCTCGAATGAGACGGAGCGCGGGAAGGCGAATAGTAAGGTCACGGAGCAGATCACGCATGCGATTGTGGGCAAGGGGTTCATGGTGGATTTTGCTCCGCCGagtggggatgaggatgctgttGGGAATGGGAAGTTCTTCCGGTGTGTGGTGAATGTTCAGACGACGAGGGAGACGGTGGAGGGGCTGATTCGGGCGATTGAGGAGGTTGGGCCGGCGATTGTGGAGAggttgaagagggagagtgCGGGGGAAGTGTCGACGAGAAggttgggggagaggggtcATGGTCCTGTTGTGCATCATTGAGGGGTGGGTCTGGTTCGTATGTGTCtactaatatttagatatattttggGATGTTTTTGTAGAAACAAAAGTCTGGGCTATAGATGGGATGGTATAAATATAGAGGgtacatacacatacatatAGGGTGGGCATATAACGAGGAATACAGTGAATGAGATGATGAGCTTATATATGAATGCACTGTGGATTGTAACCATGGATATCTCATGCAACTACTAATTACTACCACCCTCATCCATATATACACCCCCGGTGTACTCCCTCAACTAATTACCAATCTCCGCCCGTCTCTCAAGCACGCTTCTCGCCTCCGCCTCAGTCAAACTCTCGATCCCCAGTTCTGCAAGCACAACCCGCGCGCTCTCATTATCCTTGAAGAGTCGCTTCTCAACCTCCCATAGCCCGGGGCGTGTATCTCCCTCGACTTCTGAGTCCTCCGTTGTAGTGGTAGTCTTCGCATCAGCCGAATTCTCCAGTCCTAACAAAATAAGACCCTCCGCTAGTTTCTTCATGCTCTTGATAGAACTGCCAGCTGTTGGCTGCCCTGCTCCGCTTCCTAGCGCAGTGTCAACGACACTGCAGAGATGTTCGACGTCGCTGATGAATTGGGCGGCGCCGGCTGCGGAGAAAGTGTTTCTTGTGAGTACACTGCTCCAGAAGTAGGTctggatggcgaggaggacCTGGCGGGTGATGCGGCGGAGCGGGGCGACGCCCAGTGCGCGGGAGAGGAAGGTAATTTCGGTGGAGAGGGTGCGCATTGCTGGTGCGAGGTCggaagtgggagggagaggagtggtggtgttaCTCGTGGAAATGGAAGCCCAGGTGGAGACGCGGGAATAGGGTTTCAAAGCAGAGCGCACGTTTGAAGTGAGAgtggaggtgatgatggattctgAACGGAGGCGGAGACGGCGGTAGGCGGAGGCGGTCTCGTCGAAGAGAGCGCCATCTGTTGAGGATGCACCGCTGCTTTGGCCGTGGTTGTTGTTCACGGCTTGGGAGGTGCGGGATGCGACGTCTGCGATGGACATGGTGCCCGCTACGTTCTTGCCGCCGTCCTTGTTTTGTCGAACGCGGTCTTGGAGCTCGGTCCAGAgttcgacgaagaagacttcGTTGCTCCagtcttccatcttcttctcgagGTATTCCGCGCTGCCGAAGACTCGGCAGAGTCGTTCGAGTCCGGCCACGCCTTCGATGCTGGCGGCATCGGCGCCTTGGACGGTGCGGCCAATGGCGGAGGTCATGGCGAGGTAGGCTTCGAGTGCAGAGTGCAGGCGTTCGTGGAATTGGTCGAAAATGGTGATTTGGATGTCGATGAGGAAGCGCAGCTTCTGGCTGAACGAAGACAAGGGCTGGTAGCGCTCCGTTATTGTCTCGAGAAGATCGTTCACCCGAATTGCAGCCTTGGTAGGCTTGGTTGAAGTGAGGTCGACGCCTTCATAGTCGATGTGGCCGCTATCCGGGGTGTCGACGATCTCCTTGTAGCGGGCCAATGCGAATTCCTTTTCGACCTGAAGCCAGCGGTCAAACCAGCCTTGCTTGGTCAGGACTTCCCAAGTCATTCCCCGCCAGTCGTCGGTGGAGTAAGGATCCGGTAGGTAGTTCCACGACTCGCGAACTTCGTTGTCAAAGTTCATCAATTCATGCATGAAGTGGCTCAGCAGCTGCGGGTGATTCGAGATCTGAGGTAGAAACGTAGTTATCTTATGATTCAGCACTGGCAGAAGCGCTGTGATATAAGCATGAGAGGCATTGTAGAAGTTCCACGCTATATCAGTGCCGACATTCTGTGCCTCTTGGTCGAAGATGGGTTGGAGGAACGAGGCGAAGAATCCTCCAAAGTTGTTGATCAGGTCCATAACATGAGCCAGGAAATACTCGGGCTGCCCTGAGTTAGAAACTAGTTTTCGTTGCTGCAAAAACATGTACGTACCTTGTCAAGCCTATTTGTCGGCTTGTCTCCGCTGAAATGGTACTTGAAGCGCAGTTCGAGCGGATGCACCATGACTTCCAATGGTAGTAGAACTGGCGGCTCGGCGCCATGGTGTTTCGACACAGAGGTATGAGACTCGAGCTCCCTATAGCTGACTGGTTACCCAAGTATTGAAGTTGACCTTGATGCCACGTACGGTTTCTGCAGGCCCAGAAGCAGTTCCACATTCTCCCTCCACTGTGCCTGTATATCCTCCGGGAAGTGTAGTTCCTTCGAGGGCCATTTCATCTGCTCCATCGTTCCCTGTAGTCGTTGGGCGAAGTCTGATTTCATTTGCTCCCTGAGGGCGGACGATAGCTTTCCCACGTAGTCGACCAGGTGAGGGGCAGCCCCTTCTGCAGCTGGCTGAGCATCTTTGAGGGACTGGGCAACGTTGCGTAGTCGGGTATATGACTGGATCGCGATCTGCGGTTGATCTTTGATGTTGTTCAAGGCCTCCTTGCTGTTTTCAGGATCAGCGACCGTTGTCTTGCTTAACATGTTACTATTCCATACCTCAGCTCTTCCGCCTCCT
It contains:
- the bck1 gene encoding putative MAP kinase kinase kinase (Bck1) (COG:T;~EggNog:ENOG410PG0D;~InterPro:IPR017441,IPR008271,IPR000719,IPR011009;~PFAM:PF07714,PF00069;~go_function: GO:0004672 - protein kinase activity [Evidence IEA];~go_function: GO:0005524 - ATP binding [Evidence IEA];~go_process: GO:0006468 - protein phosphorylation [Evidence IEA]), translated to MDGQRPQQYIPVPPPSSATQPSQSHIIPLPPPPPRYPPTQSQGVMLPPPPGPPPGTAYGTSKLTNPQLQHQNTLGWQQQSWARQALSQGYLPPPPPPPMVPANQSPYGRPAALSIPSAETRTSATYVPQAGTFGPGVGIPPFDVHSNPTYDGAGTMQPSDRQRNPSTQAYEYPATDSSPYKRDANVPATPSTTRNLPSSLAVNDGAHDMASVNYSATNMQNSLQQASAPSSELTTSGSHRHNHNTLLGGMSPNEASVQWPLDRVLQWLANNGFSTDWQETFRSLEIQGADFLELGHGSNGRPNLGKMHQVVYPHLAKVCEASGTPWDQIREREEGKRMRRLIKKIHDDGSYDTEISIQKRRDSHPISAHDGAPDASPKLTYEPRSAGPTGNLTNSPNLKAPQPAYGQRQSVQMRSFTTPIPTTHDHASSELAPSEANTMWSRSDYSRAVLSSIGGEHHRQSPSMSSDGGTFLIPIRSYEDSPKSGSPAAQHATLAHTGPSSSTGDLGVKFEHSRGNSSDSTTGRRYYESIRQDGGIRPSPQESSNRHSGGETPSSYPKDHRNGLLGFFKKRSKAGDSNHPSPEEPFLESPTSPVNMRQNSSQLPYNRPNFSTSELSLGGERPSSSSMSDHERLALRGNKPMQKSKKWTFVTLDGWNYRLVDITEMDSVETLRSAICQSLGIADWTGAQIFMTEPGQTEHDEPLNDTSLALCRRTKSDTVGSLKLFVRGPHMQLGVNSSTHYGLGLSIPEKGTASPTSAHQLHRKPLDDEALSRISPHNPAKPTSPQVSSRQQLKAPSSKLPPASQPSITTSPVDGGAEAGLPTDAEKADLLARHEEHMREVERKQRAYRISKVPPMPQPRKDVYGETGYRREGVIDFDQPRTSPYEDKKSEPLVPLRKPPTAPHESSTLTKVNSLRKKDVERPRIQTTAQPHGTHGLGAVLASVGRMTSAIGTPSPSVPTPPAASQEFKGPQSSEQDNQTTPTVHSSQSPAQPGSATPQEPKPTLQSRKSFGPEFDFEETKVSFQGSPVPQQPQEDSDEDSDDGLFAIPIASTKTPVKENPPVSVSPESQRRAGKPSLTLNTENRLRKGLSVSFRSPSATRETFASSSGESGNRNPSFLDMSASPEEEKPPRRDSFAQGDLWASRPPVEGVIDHLDDFFPDIDLDTPYLDGQGMSPPSSPASKVATDNDIIPKDKPEAVSHPTPHTPAPPSENTLGSSEPTIKPQDPGVVARRNVSRSGGGLTRMKSIREVAKGANQASRNRSVTANTGNQRSGDILRRKSTKMFGAKIMQISPKRGSRLSQLDPIPQNQAPAGNIPQRQPTFRIIRGQLIGKGTYGRVYLGMNADNGEVLAVKQVEVNPRIAGTDKDRIKEMVAAMDQEIDTMQHLEHPNIVQYLGCERGEFSISIYLEYISGGSIGSCLRKHGKFEESVVKSLTHQTLSGLAYLHNQGILHRDLKADNILLDLDGTCKISDFGISKKTDNIYGNDSTNSMQGSVFWMAPEVIQSQGQGYSAKVDIWSLGCVVLEMFAGRRPWSKEEAIGAIFKLGSLSQAPPIPEDVSMNITPAALAFMYDCFTVDSRDRPTAETLLTHPFCEPDPKYNFLDTELYAKIRHVL